Proteins found in one Pseudomonas mosselii genomic segment:
- a CDS encoding site-specific integrase has product MTDLLRNPLLQYLARLAPSSQLTMRYILQDAADRLGFADGDIADVPWHRLEPGHVIALVAALRADGYAPNTSSLYVNAVRGVMNEAWRQGLIDHEQLLMIREVKPAGGSRLPPGRNLRRNLIRELMDVCAADPRPQGVRDAAILALLYGTGMRKSESVDVDLDQVDFQERSVQVLAKGNRQLVKYAPAWAFDKLQAWLDLRRQHLPAGERDDSFLFNRIRRGSHITRARITKHAIYYIARQRGAQVGAKIMPHDFRRAFITRVIEEHDLSIAQKLAHHANIQTTASYDRRDDNERRRAVERFDY; this is encoded by the coding sequence GTGACCGACCTCCTGCGCAATCCGCTGCTGCAGTACCTCGCCCGCCTGGCCCCGTCCAGCCAGTTGACCATGCGCTACATCCTGCAGGATGCCGCCGACCGCCTGGGCTTCGCCGATGGCGATATCGCCGATGTGCCCTGGCACCGTCTCGAGCCCGGCCATGTGATCGCCCTGGTGGCGGCGCTGCGCGCCGATGGTTACGCGCCCAATACCTCGTCGCTGTACGTCAATGCGGTGCGGGGGGTGATGAACGAGGCCTGGCGCCAGGGGCTGATCGACCACGAGCAACTGCTGATGATCCGCGAGGTCAAGCCGGCCGGCGGCAGCCGCCTGCCGCCGGGACGCAACCTGCGGCGCAACCTGATCCGTGAACTGATGGACGTGTGCGCCGCCGACCCGCGCCCCCAGGGCGTGCGCGACGCGGCGATCCTGGCGTTGCTCTACGGCACCGGCATGCGCAAGTCGGAGTCGGTGGATGTCGACCTGGACCAGGTGGACTTCCAGGAGCGCAGCGTGCAGGTGCTGGCCAAGGGCAACCGCCAGCTGGTCAAGTACGCCCCAGCCTGGGCCTTCGACAAGCTGCAGGCCTGGCTCGACCTGCGCCGCCAGCACCTGCCTGCCGGCGAGCGCGACGACAGCTTCCTGTTCAACCGCATCCGTCGCGGCAGCCATATCACCCGTGCGCGCATCACCAAGCACGCGATCTATTACATTGCCCGCCAGCGTGGGGCGCAGGTGGGGGCCAAGATCATGCCCCATGATTTTCGCCGGGCGTTCATCACCCGGGTGATCGAGGAGCACGACCTGTCGATCGCGCAGAAGCTCGCGCACCATGCCAACATTCAGACCACGGCGAGCTATGACCGGCGCGACGACAACGAGCGGCGGCGGGCGGTGGAACGGTTCGACTACTGA
- a CDS encoding NnrS family protein gives MLVQPITARPRQALWALGFRPFFLGGSLFALLALLLWAGELAGALQLNPAGGMLAWHRHEMLFGFAVAIVAGFLLTAVQNWSGIPGLSGRPLQGLFLLWLLGRVSWFLPLPAWLLVLIEGTFLPLVALALARPIVQRRLRNNYPIVALVLLIAACQWLTLAGGLQDNELWQRRGVLAGLWLVAAMMSVIGGRVIPFFTRRGLGNMSPAPARPWLDRACLLGSVALPLTYVLGFNDAPQPPMALLFATLAVLHGVRLVLWHDRGLWRVPLLWSLHLAYAWLIPACLGLALWHAGVAINPSLAAHALTVGAMTGLIVAMMARVSLGHTGRPLAVPRSIGWAFALIQLAALARVVVTPFTPLGLGVSVLFGSAALLLFLRHYLPILLRPRVDGMPG, from the coding sequence ATGCTCGTCCAGCCGATCACCGCTCGCCCACGTCAGGCCCTTTGGGCCCTGGGTTTTCGCCCGTTCTTCCTCGGCGGCAGCCTGTTCGCCCTGCTCGCCCTGCTGCTGTGGGCCGGCGAGCTGGCCGGCGCGCTCCAGCTCAACCCGGCGGGTGGCATGCTGGCCTGGCATCGCCATGAAATGCTGTTCGGCTTCGCGGTGGCCATTGTCGCCGGCTTTCTGCTCACCGCCGTGCAGAACTGGAGCGGTATCCCGGGCCTGAGCGGCCGGCCGCTGCAGGGGCTGTTCCTGCTCTGGCTGCTGGGTCGGGTCAGTTGGTTCCTGCCCTTGCCGGCCTGGCTGCTGGTCTTGATCGAGGGTACCTTCCTGCCGCTGGTGGCGCTGGCCCTGGCGCGACCGATCGTGCAGCGGCGGCTGCGCAACAACTATCCCATCGTCGCACTGGTGCTGCTGATCGCCGCCTGCCAGTGGCTGACCTTGGCCGGCGGGCTGCAGGACAACGAGCTGTGGCAACGGCGCGGCGTGCTGGCCGGGCTTTGGCTGGTGGCGGCGATGATGAGCGTGATTGGCGGGCGGGTGATCCCGTTCTTCACCCGTCGCGGCCTGGGCAACATGAGCCCTGCACCGGCCCGCCCCTGGCTGGACCGCGCCTGCCTGCTGGGCAGCGTGGCGCTGCCGCTCACCTACGTGCTCGGCTTCAACGATGCGCCGCAGCCGCCAATGGCCTTGCTGTTCGCCACCCTGGCGGTGCTGCACGGCGTGCGCCTGGTGCTTTGGCATGACCGTGGCCTGTGGCGGGTGCCGCTGCTGTGGTCGCTGCACCTGGCCTACGCCTGGCTGATCCCGGCCTGCCTGGGCCTGGCGCTGTGGCATGCCGGGGTGGCGATCAATCCGAGCCTGGCCGCCCACGCCTTGACGGTCGGCGCCATGACCGGACTGATCGTGGCGATGATGGCCCGGGTCAGCCTGGGGCATACCGGGCGGCCGCTGGCGGTGCCGCGCAGCATTGGCTGGGCGTTCGCGCTGATCCAGCTGGCGGCGCTGGCCCGGGTCGTGGTAACGCCGTTCACGCCGCTGGGGCTGGGGGTATCGGTGCTGTTCGGCAGCGCCGCGTTGCTGCTGTTCCTCCGGCACTACCTGCCGATCCTGCTACGGCCGCGGGTGGACGGCATGCCGGGCTGA
- a CDS encoding IS256 family transposase, whose product MPTKKKPLRDLPKIPKELLEQFGEGLMTAEAIEDASAAFKKALIERALHAELGHHLGYPPGAQRPEDETNQRNGKSGKTVLTGDGPLRLEIPRDRDGSFAPILIPKHERRYTGFDDKIIAMYARGMTVREIRAFLSEQYGTEVSPDFISSVTDEVMEEIGAWQQRPLEPMYPVIFFDALRVKIREEGLVRNKAIYLALGVLPDGTRDILGIWIENTEGAKFWMKVFNDLKTRGVEDVLIAVTDGLKGMPEALSAVFPETTLQTCIVHLIRNSLDFAAWDKRRALAKALKPIYQAINAEAAEQALDEFENGPWGKQYPTVVAAWRRAWDRVIPFFVFPPAIRKVIYTTNAIESINAQLRKIIKTRGHFPNDDAATKLIWLGLRNITANWGSAAHDWKSAMNQFAILYGDRFIRPTW is encoded by the coding sequence ATGCCAACCAAAAAGAAACCCTTGCGTGACCTGCCCAAAATCCCCAAAGAGCTGCTGGAGCAGTTCGGTGAGGGCCTGATGACCGCAGAGGCTATCGAGGATGCCTCTGCGGCGTTCAAGAAGGCCTTGATCGAACGCGCTCTGCACGCCGAACTTGGCCACCACCTGGGTTATCCGCCGGGCGCGCAGCGCCCAGAGGATGAAACCAACCAGCGTAACGGCAAGAGTGGCAAGACGGTTTTGACCGGCGATGGCCCGCTGCGGCTGGAAATTCCTCGTGACCGAGACGGCAGTTTTGCGCCCATTCTCATCCCCAAGCATGAGCGGCGGTACACCGGTTTCGATGACAAGATCATCGCCATGTACGCCCGTGGCATGACGGTCAGAGAGATCCGAGCCTTTCTGTCCGAGCAGTATGGAACAGAGGTCTCACCCGACTTCATCAGCTCTGTGACAGACGAGGTCATGGAAGAAATTGGCGCGTGGCAGCAGCGGCCACTGGAGCCCATGTACCCGGTCATTTTCTTCGATGCACTGCGGGTGAAGATCCGCGAAGAAGGCTTGGTGCGCAACAAGGCCATTTACTTGGCGCTGGGCGTTCTACCCGACGGGACGCGCGATATCTTGGGCATCTGGATCGAGAACACCGAGGGTGCGAAGTTCTGGATGAAGGTCTTTAACGATCTCAAGACACGTGGTGTCGAGGATGTGCTGATTGCCGTGACCGATGGCCTCAAAGGCATGCCAGAGGCTCTCAGCGCCGTGTTTCCAGAGACGACGCTGCAGACGTGCATCGTGCACCTGATCCGCAACAGCCTGGACTTTGCAGCCTGGGACAAGCGGCGGGCACTGGCCAAGGCGCTCAAGCCGATCTACCAGGCCATCAACGCCGAAGCGGCTGAGCAGGCACTCGATGAGTTTGAAAACGGGCCCTGGGGCAAGCAGTATCCAACGGTCGTTGCGGCCTGGAGACGCGCCTGGGATCGAGTGATTCCCTTCTTTGTCTTCCCACCAGCCATCCGGAAAGTGATCTACACCACCAACGCCATCGAGAGTATCAATGCCCAGCTGCGCAAGATCATCAAGACCCGAGGCCATTTCCCGAACGATGATGCAGCTACCAAGCTGATCTGGCTGGGGCTGCGAAACATCACGGCGAACTGGGGCTCAGCGGCGCATGATTGGAAAAGTGCGATGAATCAATTCGCGATTTTGTACGGAGATCGGTTCATCAGGCCGACCTGGTGA
- a CDS encoding DUF1345 domain-containing protein, with amino-acid sequence MAFHHLTRTHPRLSIATLAGLLGGWLIPAGDTVQHILAGWNLGVWLYLAMVLWLSLRANAERVRKVARIEDENAGLVLITVCVSAIASLAAVTQQLVSSRGLEGGALALHYLYTGLTVAGSWLLIGCIFSLHYARLFYTGDRHEPPLRFADGERNPDYWDFHYFSFTINVAVQTSDIGVAGRAMRRVVLAHSLVGFVFNTAILGFTINIAAGLLG; translated from the coding sequence ATGGCCTTCCACCACCTCACCCGCACCCACCCCCGTCTCAGTATCGCCACCCTGGCCGGCCTGCTCGGCGGCTGGCTGATCCCCGCCGGCGACACCGTGCAGCACATCCTTGCCGGCTGGAACCTTGGCGTCTGGCTGTACCTGGCCATGGTCCTGTGGCTGAGCCTGCGGGCCAATGCCGAGCGGGTACGCAAGGTCGCCCGCATCGAGGATGAAAACGCCGGTCTGGTGTTGATCACCGTCTGCGTCTCGGCCATCGCCAGCCTGGCCGCCGTCACCCAGCAGTTGGTATCCAGCCGCGGCCTGGAGGGCGGCGCCCTGGCTCTGCACTACCTGTACACCGGCCTGACCGTGGCCGGTTCATGGCTGCTGATCGGCTGCATCTTCAGCCTGCACTACGCCCGGCTGTTCTATACCGGCGACCGCCATGAACCGCCCCTGCGTTTTGCCGACGGCGAGCGTAACCCGGACTACTGGGACTTCCACTACTTCTCGTTCACCATCAACGTCGCCGTGCAGACCTCGGACATCGGCGTCGCCGGCCGAGCCATGCGCCGGGTGGTGCTGGCGCACTCACTGGTAGGTTTCGTGTTCAACACGGCGATCCTCGGTTTTACCATCAACATCGCCGCCGGGTTGCTCGGCTAG
- a CDS encoding pyridoxal phosphate-dependent aminotransferase — translation MRFSTLTQRIAGHAVAAWDIHYQALEQRRLGREIFLLSVGDPDFDTPGPVVEAAVASLRRGDTHYSDVRGSLALREAVVRHSQLSLDPAQVVVTAGAQCGLFATFQCLFEPGDEVIVAEPMYVTYHGVFGACGARVVQVAVRPEQGFRLDPAAVARVITPRTRGLLLNSPHNPTGAMIDQADLERLAQLCREHDLWLVCDDVYQSLLYEGEAPSPLSLPGMAERCVSIGSLSKSHAMSGWRVGWVIGPPLFAQHLGTLVMSMLFGLPEFVMHAACVALDQAGVDVRRMREVYRQRRDRVCAALGGCPGIHVHRPVGGMFVMLDIRGSGLGAQAFAQRLLDEEGVALLPGDGFGPSAAGHLRLGLVLEAAVLEQVCRRIAACALRVLAEQPGGDVDGKTEDRRVEHETYQ, via the coding sequence ATGCGTTTTTCCACGCTTACCCAACGTATTGCCGGCCATGCAGTCGCCGCCTGGGACATTCATTACCAGGCCCTGGAGCAACGCCGCCTGGGGCGCGAAATCTTTCTGCTATCGGTGGGCGACCCGGACTTCGATACCCCGGGCCCGGTGGTCGAGGCCGCTGTGGCCAGCTTGCGGCGCGGCGATACCCATTACAGCGATGTACGTGGCAGTCTCGCCTTGCGTGAGGCTGTGGTGCGCCACAGCCAGTTATCTTTGGATCCCGCGCAGGTCGTGGTGACCGCCGGAGCCCAGTGCGGCCTGTTCGCGACCTTTCAGTGCCTGTTCGAGCCCGGCGACGAGGTGATCGTCGCCGAGCCCATGTACGTGACCTATCACGGCGTGTTCGGTGCCTGCGGTGCACGGGTCGTACAGGTCGCGGTGCGGCCGGAGCAGGGGTTTCGCCTGGATCCTGCCGCGGTGGCCAGGGTGATCACTCCGCGCACCCGGGGCCTGCTGCTCAACAGTCCGCACAATCCGACGGGCGCGATGATCGACCAGGCCGACCTGGAGCGCCTGGCGCAGTTATGTCGGGAGCATGATCTGTGGCTGGTCTGCGACGATGTTTACCAGTCGCTGCTGTACGAAGGTGAGGCGCCCAGTCCGTTGAGCCTGCCAGGCATGGCCGAGCGCTGCGTGTCGATCGGCAGCCTGTCCAAGTCCCATGCGATGAGTGGCTGGCGGGTCGGCTGGGTGATCGGCCCGCCGCTGTTCGCGCAGCACCTCGGCACACTGGTGATGAGCATGCTGTTCGGCCTGCCGGAGTTCGTCATGCATGCGGCTTGCGTGGCACTGGACCAGGCTGGGGTAGACGTACGGCGGATGCGTGAGGTCTACCGACAGCGGCGTGACCGGGTCTGCGCGGCGCTGGGGGGCTGCCCGGGCATTCATGTCCATCGGCCGGTCGGCGGCATGTTCGTGATGCTTGATATTCGCGGCAGCGGGCTCGGCGCCCAGGCGTTCGCCCAGCGCCTGCTGGACGAGGAGGGCGTGGCCCTGCTGCCGGGGGATGGGTTCGGGCCGAGCGCGGCGGGACATCTGCGCTTGGGGCTGGTGCTGGAGGCCGCGGTGCTAGAGCAGGTGTGTCGGCGCATCGCCGCCTGCGCGCTGCGGGTGCTAGCCGAGCAACCCGGCGGCGATGTTGATGGTAAAACCGAGGATCGCCGTGTTGAACACGAAACCTACCAGTGA
- a CDS encoding DUF1652 domain-containing protein: protein MNKMTFPNACQVMRWHFHPLGFEASMDAPRSMVARLFDRVTGETLLAIAGIPCATIMPAADVERIIEAVEAEMEIFDLLASPMRSAV, encoded by the coding sequence ATGAACAAGATGACGTTCCCCAACGCCTGCCAGGTGATGCGTTGGCATTTCCATCCGCTGGGCTTCGAGGCCAGCATGGATGCCCCGCGCAGCATGGTCGCCCGGCTGTTCGACCGGGTCACTGGCGAGACCCTGCTGGCAATCGCCGGCATCCCCTGCGCCACCATCATGCCCGCCGCCGATGTCGAGCGGATCATCGAGGCTGTGGAAGCCGAGATGGAAATCTTCGACCTGCTGGCCAGCCCCATGCGCAGCGCCGTCTAG
- a CDS encoding putative bifunctional diguanylate cyclase/phosphodiesterase — protein MLIGSYSSSLVLISLCVAILASYTALDLTGRIATAKARAVYLWMGGGAFAMGIGIWSMHFIGMLAFSLPIELGYDTTLTVLSLLIAVASSGFALWLVSQPRLPWLQLVFGALIMGTGIACMHYMGMAALRMQPGIDYDSTLFGVSLAIAVGASAAALWIAFRLRQHTPYVRQIRGVAAVVMGIAIVGMHYTGMAAASFPAGSFCGALTTGLAGDGLDYLVLITTLAVLAVALLTSVLDARLEARTAELARSLTLANQELTQLALHDTLTGLPNRTLLADRIDQAMGRVAEQGGCFALMFIDLDGFKPVNDAFGHHVGDLLLKAVAARLRGHLHSQDTLARIGGDEFVLLVELDEPDDAMNVAVKQVNLMARPFRVAEHDLQLSASLGIVLYPGNGLDQHELLRNADAAMYHAKSAGKNGYSFFDASMNSNARQQLQLLQDLRTALEHNQFRLHYQPKFDAVQRQPIGAEALLRWEHPQHGLILPDRFIGLAEKTGLIIPIGEWVLGEACRQMRQWLDEGNQDWRIAVNLSAIQFCHAGLVDSVARALNENGLPANRLTLEITETTAMRDADASLHVLQRLSDMGVDLSIDDFGTGYSSLMYLKRLPANELKIDRGFVRDLEQDSDDAAIVSAIVALGQALGLRIVAEGVETDRQQDFLTRLGCDSLQGYLLGQPVPPEQFMKGLQTLKARQEQAI, from the coding sequence ATGCTGATCGGTAGTTACTCATCCTCGCTGGTGTTGATCTCGCTGTGCGTGGCCATCCTTGCCTCTTATACGGCCCTGGACCTCACCGGGCGCATCGCCACGGCCAAGGCGCGCGCGGTGTACCTGTGGATGGGCGGCGGGGCGTTTGCCATGGGCATCGGTATCTGGTCGATGCACTTCATCGGCATGCTGGCGTTCAGCCTGCCGATCGAGCTGGGTTATGACACCACGCTTACGGTCCTGTCGCTGCTGATCGCGGTGGCCTCCTCAGGCTTTGCGCTATGGCTGGTGAGCCAGCCGCGACTGCCGTGGCTGCAGTTGGTGTTCGGTGCCTTGATCATGGGCACCGGCATCGCCTGCATGCACTACATGGGCATGGCCGCGCTGCGCATGCAGCCGGGCATCGACTACGACTCGACGCTGTTCGGCGTGTCGCTGGCCATCGCGGTGGGGGCGTCGGCGGCGGCGCTGTGGATCGCCTTCCGCCTGCGTCAGCACACCCCCTATGTGCGTCAGATCCGCGGTGTCGCGGCGGTGGTGATGGGTATCGCCATCGTCGGCATGCACTACACCGGCATGGCCGCGGCCAGCTTCCCGGCGGGCAGCTTCTGCGGCGCGCTGACCACGGGCCTGGCCGGCGACGGCCTGGACTACCTGGTGCTGATCACCACCCTGGCGGTGCTGGCGGTTGCCCTGTTGACCTCGGTGCTGGACGCCCGCCTGGAGGCGCGCACGGCGGAACTGGCCCGCTCGCTGACCCTGGCCAACCAGGAGTTGACCCAGCTGGCCCTGCACGACACCCTGACCGGCCTGCCCAACCGCACGCTGCTGGCCGACCGTATCGACCAGGCCATGGGCCGGGTGGCGGAACAGGGCGGCTGCTTCGCCCTGATGTTCATCGACCTGGACGGCTTCAAGCCGGTCAACGATGCCTTCGGCCACCATGTTGGCGACCTGTTGCTCAAGGCCGTGGCGGCACGCCTGCGCGGCCATCTGCACAGCCAGGACACCCTGGCGCGGATCGGCGGCGACGAGTTCGTGCTGCTGGTGGAGCTGGACGAGCCGGACGACGCCATGAACGTCGCGGTCAAGCAGGTCAACCTGATGGCCAGGCCATTCCGCGTGGCCGAACACGACCTGCAGCTGTCGGCGAGCCTGGGCATCGTGCTGTACCCGGGCAACGGCCTGGACCAGCATGAGCTGCTGCGCAATGCCGACGCAGCCATGTACCACGCCAAGAGCGCCGGCAAGAACGGCTACAGTTTCTTCGACGCCTCGATGAACAGCAACGCCCGCCAGCAACTGCAACTGCTGCAGGACCTGCGCACGGCCCTGGAGCACAACCAGTTCCGCCTGCATTACCAGCCCAAGTTCGACGCCGTGCAGCGCCAGCCCATCGGCGCCGAGGCCCTGCTGCGCTGGGAGCATCCGCAACATGGCCTGATACTGCCGGACCGCTTCATCGGCCTGGCCGAGAAGACCGGCCTGATCATTCCGATCGGCGAGTGGGTGCTGGGCGAAGCGTGCCGGCAGATGCGCCAGTGGCTGGACGAGGGCAACCAAGACTGGCGCATCGCGGTCAACCTGTCGGCCATTCAGTTCTGTCATGCCGGGCTGGTCGACAGCGTGGCCCGGGCCCTGAACGAGAACGGCCTGCCGGCCAACCGCCTGACCCTGGAAATCACCGAAACCACCGCCATGCGCGATGCCGACGCCAGCCTGCATGTGCTGCAGCGTCTGTCGGACATGGGCGTGGACCTGTCCATCGACGATTTTGGCACCGGGTATTCCAGCCTGATGTACCTCAAGCGTCTACCAGCCAACGAGCTGAAGATCGACCGCGGCTTCGTGCGCGATCTGGAACAGGACAGCGACGATGCGGCGATTGTCTCGGCCATCGTCGCCCTGGGCCAGGCGCTGGGCTTGCGGATTGTCGCCGAAGGGGTGGAAACCGACCGCCAGCAGGACTTCCTCACCCGCCTGGGCTGCGATTCGCTGCAGGGCTACCTGCTTGGCCAGCCGGTGCCGCCCGAGCAGTTCATGAAAGGGTTGCAGACGTTGAAGGCGCGCCAGGAACAGGCAATCTAG